aacaggtgatggggggggggtgtagtggatacgggagtgtccaacaggtgatgggagGGTGTAGAGGATACGGtggtgtccaacaggtgatggagggaagatgtagtggatacgggagtgtccaacaggtgatggggggatgtagtggatacgggagtgtccaacaggtgatgggggggtgtagtggatacgggagtgtccaacaggtgatgggggaatgtagtggatacgggagtgtccaacaggtgatggaggggagatgtagtggatacgggagtgtccaacaggtgatggggggggggtgtagtggatacaggagtgtccaacaggtgatgggggggtgtagtggatacgggagtgtccaacaggtgatggggggatGTCGTGGATatgggagtgtccaacaggtgatggggtgggggggttctgacatctctgcttcctctgagagagactgagctggtctgaccctcctgctccttccagggtggagcctgctggacaacgatggttaACACCAggactgaggaagtgtaagtgtgtttttattcaaccatatTCACTCGTTCATGAGTcaatcagtgatcaataactgatcaataataactgcagctgcttgtttgttctctccatcagattcctgtcaactcaccatcgacacaaacacagtccacaagaacatcaaactgtctgacaacaacaggGAGATGACACTTGTGGGGGAGGATCActcatatcctgatcatccagacaggtttgatgatgatgatcttcctcagctgctgtgtagagaagttctgacgggtcgctgttactgggaggtccagtggagtggaaatgtttctgtatcagtgagttacagaagaatcagcaggagaggaaactctgatgacggttggtttggaggaaacgatcattcctggagtctggactgttATCCAGGTGGTCAGTACCGTGTCTGTCAAAATAACAGTGGAACATCCGTCACCTCCTCACATCCGTCTTCAGACTGTGGCAGAGCAGCcgtgtacgtggacgttcctgctggaactctgtccttctatgaagtcgtctctgacagactgatccacctccacaccgtcAACACCAccttcactgaacctctctgtgctggatttggaCTCTGGCCCTGGTTTGGTTATtgttcctcagtgtctctgtgtccagtttagtctccagagtctcctgtcagagaaactgtctctgttggatcctggacttggactctggttcttcagagtctccatgatgatgacgatgataatgatgatgatgaagttgatgatgatgatgaaggtgatgatgatgatgatgaaggtggtgatgatggtgatgatgatgatgatgatgatgatggtgatggtgatgatgatgaagaaggtaatgatgatgatgatgatggtgatgatgaaggtggtgatgatgatgaagatgatgatgaaggtgatgatgatgatgatgatgatgatgatgatgatgatgataatagcCGTTAACCTTtagttttttggtttattgtatttttatttgatctttttcacatttaaacattaaataatttACTGGACAGTTGATGTTTGatcataaattagatttttatctcattattcttgttttatttttcattctgtCTCCAAATGTTTTTATCTTTGACTTCACATTTACATTCTTAAAGTTTTGtttcttccctgaaagaaaATTTGATCTTCGTCTAAACATTTCTATTTTATATTCAACTTTTCCAGTTGGTACaatatttgattgatttatctgattgttttaatttgacccctccttgaaccgccaccttactgtggtggaggggtttgtgtgcccgagtgatcctaggagctatgttgtcgggggcactttcgcccctggtagggactcccatggcaaacaggtcctgggtgacgggccagactaagagcggttcacaaagcctACCATGGATAAAGCCaaatcaaggaccgttacgtcgcccggatcggcgtcaccggggccccgccctggagccaggcctggggtcggggctcgtaggcgagcgcctggtggccgggtctttgcccgtgggacccggccgggctcagcccgaaacggcgacgcgggtccgccttccagtaggcccaccacccgcaggaaggaccatggcaggccggtgcattgtgggctgggtagcggtcgtggcggggtgcctcgacgacccaatccctggacatcaaccctcacagtggggacatggaatgtcacctcgctgggggggaaggagccggagcttgtgcgtgaggttgagagataccggctagagatagtcgggctcacctccacacatagcttgggctctggaacccagctccttgaaaggggctggaccctccactactctggagttgcccatggtgagaggcggcgggctggtgtgggcttggttatagccccccagctcagccgccatgtgttggagttcaccccggtgaacgagagggtcgcttccctgcgccttcgggtcggggataggtctctcactgttgtttgtgcctacgggccgaacggcagtggggagtacccggccttcttggagtccctgggaggagcacttgatagtgctccaactggggactccattgttctactgggggacttcaacgctcacgtgggcaatgacagtgatacctggagaggcgtgattgggaggaacggcctccccgatctgaacccgagtggtgttttgttgttggacttctgtgcgagtcgcagcttgtccatcacgaacaccatgttcaggcataagggtgtccatcagtgcacgtggcaccaggacaccctaggccggaggtcaatgatcgactttgttgtcgtttcatctgaccttcggccgcatgtcttggacactcgggtgaagagaggggctgagctgtcaactgatcaccacctggtggtgagttggatgcgctggcggaggaggaggttggacagaccgggcagacccaaacggattgtgagggtctgttgggaacgtctggctgagccctctgtcagggacatcttcaactcccacctccgggagagcttctctcggatcccgggggaggcgggggacattgagtccgagtggaccatgttctctgcctccattgtcaacgcggcggctcgaagctgcggacgcaaggtctccggtgcctgtcgtggcggcaatcctagaacccggtggtggacaccggaagtacaggatgccgtcagactgaagaaggagtcctaccgggctatgttggccggtgggactcctgacgcagtagataggtaccggcaggccaagcgggccgcggctcgggcagtcttggaggcaaaaactcgggtctgggaggagttcggggaggccatggaggaggactttcggtcggcctcgaggaaattctggaggaccgttcggcgcctcagaagggggaagcagtactctgccggcaccatttatggtgctggtggggagctgttgacctcgactggggacattgtcggacggtggaaggaatacttcgaggatctccttaacccgactgacatgccttccactgaggaagcagagggttggggctcggaggcgtgctcatccatcacccaagccgaggtcaccgaggtggttcgtaagctcctcggtggccgggcaccgggggtggatgagattcgccctgagtacctcaagtctctggatgtcgtagggctgtcttggctgacacgcctgtgcgacattgcatggaggaaggggacagtaccgctggggtggcaaaccggggtggtggtccctctgttcaaaaagggggaccggagagtgtgttccaactacagggggatcacacttctcagcctcccggggaaagtctacgccagggtactggagaggagattacggccgatagtcgaacctcggattcaggaggaacaatgcggttttcgtcccggtcgtggaacactggaccagctctataccctccgcagggtgctcgagggttcatgggaatttgcccaaccagtctacatgtgctttgtggatctggagaaggcatttgaccgtgtccctcgtgccattctgtggggggtgctgagtgagtatggagtccggggccctctactaagggctgtccggtctctgtatgatcgaagcaggagtctggttcgcattgccggcagtaagtcagacttgttcccagtgcatgttggactccggcagggctgccctttgtcaccggtcctgttcataatttttatggacaggatttctaggcgcagccaggggccggaggggatccggtttgggaacctcaggatttcatctctgctttttgcagatgatgttgtcctgttggcttcatcagaccgggacctccagcatgtgctggggcggtttgcggccgagtgcgacgcggcagggatgagaatcagcacctccaagaccgaggccatggttctcgaccggaaaagggtggcatgccttctccgggtgggtggagaagtcctgcctcaggtggaggagttcaagtatctcgggatcttgttcacgagtgagggaacaatggagcgtgagattgacaggcggatcggtgcagcgtccgcagtaatgcggtcgatgtactggaccgtcgtggtaaagagggagctgagtcgaaaggcgaagctctcgatttaccggtcaatctacgcccctaccctcacctatggtcatgaactttgggtagtgaccgaaaggacaagatcgcggatacaagcggccgagatgagtttcctccgcagggtggctggacgctcccttagagatagggtgaggagttcggtcacccgggaggagctcggagtcgagccgctactcctccacattgagaggagtcagctgaggtggcttgggcatctgtaccggatgcctcctggacgcctccctagggaggtgttccaggcatgtcccaccgggaggagaccccggggaagacccaggacacgctggagagactatgtctctcggctggcctgggaacgcctcggactccccccggaagagctggaggaggtgtctggggtgagggaagtctgggcatccctgctgaggctgctgcccccgcgacccggtaacggataaagcgggagaagatgagtgagtgagtgagtgagttttAATTTGATCccttcagttttcaaagttgatgtaaaaatgaagtgagaagatggaaa
This window of the Cololabis saira isolate AMF1-May2022 chromosome 21, fColSai1.1, whole genome shotgun sequence genome carries:
- the LOC133421859 gene encoding neoverrucotoxin subunit alpha-like — protein: MTLVGEDHSYPDHPDRFDDDDLPQLLCREVLTGRCYWEVQWSGNVSVSVSYRRISRRGNSDDGWFGGNDHSWSLDCYPGGQYRVCQNNSGTSVTSSHPSSDCGRAAVYVDVPAGTLSFYEVVSDRLIHLHTVNTTFTEPLCAGFGLWPWFGYCSSVSLCPV